The genomic region CCACCGCGCCACCTACATCGAAAGTCAAGAATGGCTCAAAGAGGCCGCATGACTCCCCGCACCTCTGGTCACACCCATCTGCATCTTGGAATAAAATGCGCAGCGCTTTATGGATCCCCAAGATATAGGAAATGCGCTCCATCAAATCACGGTTAAGAGCTACCTGAGGGAGCTGTTTATAGCGATTGAAAGTCGTTGCCGGAAGGTCACCAAGTAAGGTGCGCTGTTCACCCGGCTTTAACTTCCAGTGTCGAGCAATAGCGAAGAAACCCTTGAGCGCGACCTGCCCCATACGCTCATCGCTAGCTTGTTCGGCGAGATTTCCTTTTCCGAGTTCTACTGCCATCAACATATAAAATGATCCGAATGGAATATTTTCAAGTTTTCATTCCATATGAAACAAGTAGCTCCAAGAAGTTCACCAACAGACTCATCCGGCAGAGGTGGGAAAAGCCAGACTTGAGTTTTTGGAAAAAACGACGAGCATGTTTTCATGACTAAAGCCGAAATCGCTGCGACTGTTGATCAGCTCAGCATTGAAGAGCGCACCTACATGAAAGCTTATATCAAGATGAAAGAGCTTGTGGGTGATCCTGATTATCGGGCGGAGATGAGTCGACGGTTGAACGCGGTGAAAGCGGGCAAAGGTGTAGATCAAGATCAGGTAGTTGATCTACACAATCGGCTGTCAAAAAACGGCCTATGAAATCTTTCCGCTGGCTGGCGACAGAGCAGGTAGTAGAACGAATACTGACTCTCCGTAGCAACCGGGATCGCCAGAAGTTTAACGACTTCTTTTCTCGTTTAGCGGGTGATCCAGAAGGATTGGCACAGGATAGCTTCGATGACTCTGAGGGCAATCTATACTACGCAACCCATTACGAGCATTGGATCATCACCTACCACATAGACGATGCCTTGAAGCAAGTGATTCTTTTGGCCTTAGAAATGTCCTGAACCCCTTAAAGACCCGCTATTGCATAAAGCAGAGCGTAGGTGTGAGTCTGGTCAATAATGCGACCTCCCCCGTCAGCCAAACAATTCCATCTGAAAATCCTCCGGCCCAGGACGTTGTTGCTTCTTTGGGACTTTGGACTCTCGAACTTCTTTTTCGGGACTTGTATCCGCATCGAAATTTAAGGCATGCAGGCGCTCGCTGCCTGACTCAAGATCGGCCAGGATATCCTTAGCACGTGCAATCACCGTGTCAGGCAAGCCCGCTAGGCGAGCAACTTGAATTCCATAAGAACGATCAGCCGCCCCCGGCACCACCTGCCTGACGAAGACGATCTCATCATTCCATTCCTTCACCGCGACGGAAAAATTTTCCATACGGCTCAAGTCCGCACTCAGCCGCGTCAACTCGTGATAGTGCGTTGCAAAGAGCGTGCGTGGGCCAGCCTCAGCGTCACTGTGCAGGTGTTCGACGACCGACCATGCGATGCTCAAACCATCGTAAGTGCTCGTACCACGGCCAATTTCGTCGAGGATAATGAGGCTCTGTCGTGTGCAGTTATTGAGGATATTTGCAGTCTCGTTCATCTCCACCATGAAGGTCGAATTGCCTCGCGCGAGTTCATCACTGGCACCGACTCTTGAAAAAATGCGATCGACTTTTCCTATCCGACAGTTGTTTGCCGGCACCCAGGCTCCCACTTGAGCCATGAGAACGATGAGACCTACCTGGCGAATAAAGGTCGATTTACCAGCCATATTGGGGCCAGTGATAAGGGCAATCTGGCACTGGCTCGACTGTAAGCTACAATCATTGGGCACAAAACGATGCTCACCCGCCAAGCCCCGGCGCTCTTTGCGCATCATCTGTTCCACCACTGGATGTCGCCCTCCTTCGATCTCCAGAGCATCTGACTCATCCAGCACCGGCTGACAATAATTCCACTCCCGTGCGATTTCAGCCCAGCCACAGAATACATCCAGCTCAGCCAGGGCATGAGCCGTTTTCTCAAGCCTGTCTTTGTCCTCCAAAATCCGGGAAATCACGCCACCAAACAGTTGCTCTTCACGAGCTAGGGCGCGCTCCTCTGCATTGAGAATCTCCTTCTCCTTACGCTTTAGATCCTCGGTCGTATAGCGCTCAGCATTCGCCATCGTCTGCTTGCGAATGTAGTGATTGGGCACCATCGCCAGATTCGACTTCGTCACCTCGATGAAGTAGCCAAACGCACCGTTGTATTTGACCTTGAGGTTCTTGATTCCAGTCAGTTCTTGTTCAGATTTCTCTAGATCTGCCAACCATGACTTATTGTCGCTGGTCAGCCCGTAGAGGTAGTCTAGCTCTTCGTCGAAACCGTGCCGGATAGTACCCCCGTCCTGGATGCTCCCTGGCAGATCGTCATTCAGGGCACTTCTCAAATGAGCCTCCAGCGCATCAAACTCCTCGATACGATCTGCCATAGAGTCGAGGAGCTCGTATTTTACCGCCCTCAACGACTCACGGATCTCCGGCAATTGATTCAAGGTGTCACGCACGCCGCCCAGCTCACGTGGATTCTGTAGCGTGTTCTGTAAACGACTTAAAATCCGCGGGATGTCGCGGACGCGTTTGAGCAACTCTTGAATGTCGTACAGAGCCGTCGGCACCTGGGTGAATATGCCGACGGTACGCTGACGCGTGCTGATCTCCTCTAGATCTAGAGTCGGCGTCGACAAAAACTGCTCCAGCTTACGCGAGCCAGCAGCCGTCAGCGTACCGTCCATCGCCGCCATCAAGCTACCCTCACGCGTCTGCATCGCACTCTTAAACACTTCGAGATTTCTCTGCGTCGCCGGATCAATCAACAAGGTATCTTCAATGCGGTACTCGCGAATCTGTTTAAGGTGCTCAGGTCGCTTACACAGCGTTTTCGTCACATAATCAAGCAGGGCGCCCGCACTGCCGATCCCCTCGTGAGAGTCTGCGATACCGAACCCGTCGAGATTTAGAGTATTCAATGTCTCGGTAAGCCCACGGTAGCCATTTGCTGAGTCAAAATGATACGCTTCGACTTCAGTCACCGACCGCGTTGACAGGAGCGGATCCAACGCCTCAACAAAGACCGCAGCAGCGGGTCCAGCCTGCAATAAGGAACCTTCGGGTAAAATAACCTCTTTCGGATCGAGCGCCGTAAAAACCGAAAGCAGGCCCTCCGCATTATCTAGAGACTGGCTCGTCAAGGAAAACTCACCAGTTGAAATCTCAAGCCATGCAGCATGGACCGCCTTGCGTGATAGCTCGATTGCAAGGATGAACTGGCTGCGCCGCTCCTCCTGTTGTTGGCTTTCGAGAATGGTACCGGGGGTAATAATCCGGGTAAGCTCGCGCTTCACGAGTTTACCTGCTTTGGGCGTCTCCACTTGATCAACAATCGCGACCTTCCTACCCGCTTTTAAGATCTTCCCGATATACGCATTCGCCGCGTGGTAAGGGATTCCCGCCATCGGCATGCCATGCCTTTGAGTGAGCGTAATTCCCAAAATCCGTGCTCCCTCTTCAGCATCCTGCAAGAAGATCTCGTAGAAATCACCCAGCCGAAACAGCAACAAGGTATCATCGGGTAGCCGACCGCGGAAGTCATGCCACTGCTCCATCATAGGGGTGCGTTTCGCCTGTGCCATCCCCAAGAGAAAGGATGCTCTGCACCGACTGACAACGGTTAAAACCGAACGCTATCAGTTCTTAATAATTTCAGCTTCCTTTCTCCGATGCATAGAGACAAAAGCAGCGGTCAACAGGCAGTCCAATCCAATGAGAATTTGTCCAGACTCCGGAACTGCAGGGGGTAACAAAATGGGATCGTCATCTTCGTAATCTGTGAACCGGATTTCATCGAGAGTTCCCGTTTGGTTATTCTGATTTCCGTCCAGTTTGTGGCCCCTATAAACGTTGGGCTGAGAATCGAAACCGAGATCATCACCCAAGTAAAGCTGACGATTCCGTCTTAAGGGTTGTTTGCTTTAAGCTTATCGGAGGTAAAAAAGACTCCTTATCTATGCCTCATTCATCAGATGGAAATCAGCCGGTGAAAGTTGTAAATAATAGGGCTGGAAGCCTTTTCAAACTTGTGGACGGGGCCGTGTGGATAAATTAGCTCTCGCAGATAATTTCTTTCTCTATGCCTTCAGGCTGATGTAAGGCCGTGGCATGATCAGCTAAAATGATCCAGAAATCATTGCATTTCCTATGGTTAAAATCCCTTGATCTAATTGAGAGCGTCATCAAATTGGCATTTTCATTGTATAACCCGCATTCCCACCATGCTATTAAACCCAACCCATAAATGGCGCAGCGCGACCCCAGCCCTTTTAGCCACAGTGCTCGCATGTTTCTCACCTGTTAACGCGCAGGATACTTCCGAAGCCACGACACCCGTCGAAGAAGTGGCAAGCCCTGTGGAAACGCTAAGTATGCTCCAAGGAACCGGAGCCCTGCTATCACTCGCATCCGGTCTGCGTGGCATGCAATTTGATGAAGCAGCCAACGAAACAGTGATCGCGTCTATGCAAAGTGCGTTCACAGATTCTGCGGTGGCCGCCGAGCTCGAGCCAAATATTCCAACAACCGTTCAGTTTATGCAAGATCGACTCATGGCAGTAAACAATGGCGCCGAGCTAGTCGCTGCTGACGAACTCACGCTTAAGACCGTTGGCTACATGCTAGCTAGTCGTTCAGGCCTGACTCAAATGGGCTTTAATGAGGCGGATTTTCCCGAAATCATCGACGGCGTGCGCTTCGGTCTAAATCCCAACTTGAGTGAAGGTGAAATTCAAGCTCAACTCCCGAACATCCAAGCTTTTTTGACAGAGCGTCAGAATGCTTTTGAGCAACGAGCAATCACCGAAAGAAAATCAGAAATGGCCACATTCTTAAACGAAATCGCCACCCAAGACGGCGTGGAAAAAGATCCGTCGGGATTCTACTACAAAATTGAAACACCGGGCACCGACCCAAAACCCACCATGGCCGACTCGG from Opitutales bacterium harbors:
- the mutS gene encoding DNA mismatch repair protein MutS, which encodes MAQAKRTPMMEQWHDFRGRLPDDTLLLFRLGDFYEIFLQDAEEGARILGITLTQRHGMPMAGIPYHAANAYIGKILKAGRKVAIVDQVETPKAGKLVKRELTRIITPGTILESQQQEERRSQFILAIELSRKAVHAAWLEISTGEFSLTSQSLDNAEGLLSVFTALDPKEVILPEGSLLQAGPAAAVFVEALDPLLSTRSVTEVEAYHFDSANGYRGLTETLNTLNLDGFGIADSHEGIGSAGALLDYVTKTLCKRPEHLKQIREYRIEDTLLIDPATQRNLEVFKSAMQTREGSLMAAMDGTLTAAGSRKLEQFLSTPTLDLEEISTRQRTVGIFTQVPTALYDIQELLKRVRDIPRILSRLQNTLQNPRELGGVRDTLNQLPEIRESLRAVKYELLDSMADRIEEFDALEAHLRSALNDDLPGSIQDGGTIRHGFDEELDYLYGLTSDNKSWLADLEKSEQELTGIKNLKVKYNGAFGYFIEVTKSNLAMVPNHYIRKQTMANAERYTTEDLKRKEKEILNAEERALAREEQLFGGVISRILEDKDRLEKTAHALAELDVFCGWAEIAREWNYCQPVLDESDALEIEGGRHPVVEQMMRKERRGLAGEHRFVPNDCSLQSSQCQIALITGPNMAGKSTFIRQVGLIVLMAQVGAWVPANNCRIGKVDRIFSRVGASDELARGNSTFMVEMNETANILNNCTRQSLIILDEIGRGTSTYDGLSIAWSVVEHLHSDAEAGPRTLFATHYHELTRLSADLSRMENFSVAVKEWNDEIVFVRQVVPGAADRSYGIQVARLAGLPDTVIARAKDILADLESGSERLHALNFDADTSPEKEVRESKVPKKQQRPGPEDFQMELFG
- a CDS encoding FKBP-type peptidyl-prolyl cis-trans isomerase: MLLNPTHKWRSATPALLATVLACFSPVNAQDTSEATTPVEEVASPVETLSMLQGTGALLSLASGLRGMQFDEAANETVIASMQSAFTDSAVAAELEPNIPTTVQFMQDRLMAVNNGAELVAADELTLKTVGYMLASRSGLTQMGFNEADFPEIIDGVRFGLNPNLSEGEIQAQLPNIQAFLTERQNAFEQRAITERKSEMATFLNEIATQDGVEKDPSGFYYKIETPGTDPKPTMADSVQVHYKGTLIDGTQFDSSYDRGQPSTFGMTGVIKGFSGGLTKIGAGGKVTIYIPSDLGYGDNPRPGGVIKPGDTLIFECELIAINP